The Dunckerocampus dactyliophorus isolate RoL2022-P2 chromosome 1, RoL_Ddac_1.1, whole genome shotgun sequence genome has a segment encoding these proteins:
- the LOC129180111 gene encoding microtubule-associated protein 2-like isoform X10 codes for MESTKETAEAIKSISKVGAQLKATCDTFLKTSKTYFEFGAASETETSGEAEPHGVAKGQTSRTFSESLCPVTEGFDASVERCSPVLPSDDFIITLPEKDTYHHLHSDRHSSEQSRTSCEPLDLAGVLPRTSLQKKELDTIRRKSMPANVAALVGSSLAKLALGEQTSSLVGDERHKQDLGYCVMTEYSGPMPSPDDKPSPGDSSSPCFPTMELGASEVEGGQKLQPSHKECNHGLAHKAPVRAKILERAVTTGIKPDRLRIPMTAPKDRLTEFRLLSGLPGDMKIQPIPEVDVEKDSSREASPVPPDMSFVFTSTETGSSTSLKNPDGTSQGSPSTGEKTNDVSAEIVAKIKPGEVNRRPKTQGKKLSGDHKTTARSGAREKEEVPKALKPSDGKSTFYLQEDTPKPQLPSPVIIIPPTQVEEEEDIEIAEEPQEIMDDADIHLLPKVDQTEPGMLKAERSGAGQPGTHSPSACSDDDPTLPQQPPGNVEEMLGPDVEVEVKEEKETGMEDTRSIRIGQKVDVTSQAVDEESTVDVSDSSWIYSKDDDKTIMTKQIGARPPTRGVPGVGTPAKRAPGRGSKVSRKVPDFHPKEEMKKTKGVMRRADHLKVSALQSRKGVAKHPRPALLHGSARRKATGVESSQPLSVHQSRERPAERAYRSPEKRSSLPRPSKSLTRHLPAAEQEESSPCRPTCTDSARSWSARSGTSTPGSTAVTPGTPPSYSCRTPGSRTPGSHTPKSFSVLQEKKVAIIRTPPKSPSSAQRQLKVLNQPLPDLKNVKSKIGSTANIKHQPKGGQVQILTEKLDFSHVQSKCGSKDNLKHAPKGGNVMIPSVKLDFSHVQAKCGSLNKLQHAPGGGNVQIQTKKIDLSHITSKCGSMSNIRHRPGGGNVRIENVKLDFKDKAHAKVGSLDNASHMPGGGNVMIESHKLSFRETAKARVDHGAEIVVTHSPGLETGGTSPHLSSAGSINLLESPQLSTLAQDVTAALAKQGL; via the exons ATGGAGTCAACAAAGGAGACAGCAGAGGCGATCAAATCCATTTCAAAAGTTGGTGCTCAATTAAAGGCCACATGTGATACTTTTCTGAAGACGTCAAAAACCTACTTTGAGTTTGGCGCAGCATCAGAAACGGAGACAAGTGGAGAAGCAGAACCGCACGGCGTTGCGAAAGGACAGACCTCAAGAACGTTTTCCGAAAGCTTGTGTCCAGTCACCGAAGGATTTGATGCATCTGTGGAGAGATGTTCCCCCGTGTTGCCTTCAGACGACTTCATCATAACCTTACCAGAGAAAGACACCTACCACCACCTACATTCTGATCGGCACAGTTCTGAGCAATCAAGAACTTCCTGTGAGCCATTGGACCTAGCAGGCGTCCTCCCTCGCACATCCCTGCAGAAGAAGGAGCTTGACACCATAAGACGAAAGTCGATGCCGGCCAACGTGGCTGCTCTGGTCGGCAGCTCTTTGGCCAAACTCGCCCTCGGAGAACAGACTTCAAGCCTGGTGGGTGACGAAAGACACAAGCAGGACCTGGGCTACTGTGTCATGACTGAGTACTCTGGACCCATGCCTTCCCCGGACGACAAGCCCAGTCCAGGAGACTCCTCTTCACCTTGTTTTCCAACAATGGAGCTTGGAGCTTCTGAAGTTGAAGGTGGTCAGAAATTGCAACCAAGTCATAAGGAATGTAACCATGGACTAGCCCATAAAGCACCTGTACGGGCCAAGATACTTGAAAGGGCTGTGACCACTGGAATTAAACCAGATCGCTTAAGGATCCCAATGACCGCTCCAAAAGACAGATTGACCGAATTTCGTTTGCTGAGCGGTCTACCTGGTGATATGAAAATACAACCAATTCCCGAAGTAGACGTTGAAAAAGACTCCTCAAGAGAGGCCTCTCCTGTCCCCCCAGATATGTCCTTCGTATTTACGTCTACAGAAACTGGAAGTTCCACCTCACTCAAAAACCCGGACGGTACCTCCCAAGGATCACCGTCAACTGGAGAGAAGACAAATGATGTCTCAGCTGAGATTGTAGCAAAAATCAAACCTGGTGAGGTTAATAGACGACCGAAAACGCAGGGCAAGAAATTATCAGGTGATCACAAGACGACTGCAAGATCAGGAGCAAGAGAAAAGGAAGAGGTCCCCAAAGCCCTAAAGCCCTCAGATGGGAAGAGTACGTTCTACTTACAGGAAGACACTCCTAAGCCACAATTACCCTCTCCTGTCATAATTATACCTCCAACACaagtggaagaggaggaggatatTGAGATTGCTGAGGAGCCACAAGAGATAATGGATGATGCTGACATACATCTGCTCCCCAAAGTGGACCAGACTGAACCAGGAATGCTCAAAGCGGAAAGAAGCGGTGCCGGGCAGCCTGGGACACACAGCCCGTCTGCGTGCTCTGACGATGACCCAACACTGCCACAGCAACCACCGGGCAACGTGGAGGAGATGCTTGGTCCAGATGTTGAAGTTGAAGTAAAAGAGGAGAAGGAGACTGGTATGGAGGACACCAGATCTATCAGGATAGGTCAAAAGGTAGACGTTACCAGTCAAGCCGTTGATGAAGAATCTACTGTGGACGTCTCAGACAGTAGTTGGATTTATTCAAAAG ATGATGACAAAACTATCATGACAAAGCAAATTGGAGCCCGTCCTCCAACCCGGGGTGTACCCGGGGTGGGCACCCCCGCTAAACGGGCGCCTGGCAGAGGGAGCAAGGTGTCACGGAAAGTCCCCGACTTTCATCCAAAAGAGGAGATGAAGAAGACAAAAG GTGTCATGCGGAGGGCGGACCATCTTAAGGTCTCAGCCCTCCAGAGTCGAAAGGGTGTGGCCAAACATCCTCGGCCCGCTCTGCTTCACGGCTCTGCTAGACGCAAAGCCACAG GCGTCGAAAGCTCCCAGCCGTTAAGTGTCCACCAGTCCAGGGAGAGACCAGCC GAGAGAGCGTACCGCAGCCCGGAGAAGAGGTCGTCTCTTCCAAGGCCGTCCAAGTCTCTGACACGCCACCTCCCTGCTGCCGAGCAAGAAGAGAGTAGCCCCTGCAGGCCGACGT gCACCGACTCGGCACGTTCCTGGTCGGCCCGCAGCGGCACCTCCACCCCCGGCTCCACAGCCGTCACGCCCGGCACCCCGCCCAGCTACTCCTGCCGCACACCTGGCTCGCGCACCCCCGGTAGCCACACGCCCAAGTCCTTCAGCGTTCTCCAGGAGAAGAAGGTGGCGATCATCCGGACCCCGCCCAAGTCGCCGTCCTCGGCCCAGCGGCAGCTGAAGGTTCTCAACCAGCCTCTGCCTGACCTCAAGAATGTAAAGTCCAAGATCGGATCCACTGCTAACATTAAACACCAACCCAAAGGCGGACAG GTGCAAATTTTAACCGAGAAGCTGGACTTCAGTCATGTTCAGTCAAAGTGCGGCTCCAAGGATAATCTGAAGCACGCTCCCAAAGGAGGCAAT GTCATGATTCCGAGTGTTAAACTGGACTTCAGCCACGTTCAGGCCAAATGTGGCTCCCTAAACAaactccagcatgccccaggCGGAGGAAAC GTTCAAATCCAGACCAAGAAAATCGACTTGAGCCACATCACTTCCAAGTGCGGCTCCATGTCCAACATCCGCCACAGGCCAG GCGGAGGAAACGTTCGCATCGAGAACGTGAAGCTGGACTTTAAAGACAAGGCTCACGCCAAGGTCGGCTCCCTGGACAACGCCAGTCACATGCCAGGAGGCGGGAACGTGATG ATCGAGAGCCACAAGCTGAGCTTCCGGGAGACCGCCAAAGCTCGGGTGGACCACGGCGCGGAGATCGTCGTCACCCACTCCCCCGGCCTGGAGACGGGCGGCACCTCGCCTCACCTGTCCTCCGCCGGCAGCATCAACCTCCTGGAGTCGCCACAGCTCTCCACGCTGGCCCAAGACGTCACCGCCGCGCTGGCCAAGCAGGGCTTATGA
- the LOC129180111 gene encoding microtubule-associated protein 2-like isoform X7, with translation MESTKETAEAIKSISKVGAQLKATCDTFLKTSKTYFEFGAASETETSGEAEPHGVAKGQTSRTFSESLCPVTEGFDASVERCSPVLPSDDFIITLPEKDTYHHLHSDRHSSEQSRTSCEPLDLAGVLPRTSLQKKELDTIRRKSMPANVAALVGSSLAKLALGEQTSSLVGDERHKQDLGYCVMTEYSGPMPSPDDKPSPGDSSSPCFPTMELGASEVEGGQKLQPSHKECNHGLAHKAPVRAKILERAVTTGIKPDRLRIPMTAPKDRLTEFRLLSGLPGDMKIQPIPEVDVEKDSSREASPVPPDMSFVFTSTETGSSTSLKNPDGTSQGSPSTGEKTNDVSAEIVAKIKPGEVNRRPKTQGKKLSGDHKTTARSGAREKEEVPKALKPSDGKSTFYLQEDTPKPQLPSPVIIIPPTQVEEEEDIEIAEEPQEIMDDADIHLLPKVDQTEPGMLKAERSGAGQPGTHSPSACSDDDPTLPQQPPGNVEEMLGPDVEVEVKEEKETGMEDTRSIRIGQKVDVTSQAVDEESTVDVSDSSWIYSKDDDKTIMTKQIGARPPTRGVPGVGTPAKRAPGRGSKVSRKVPDFHPKEEMKKTKGVESSQPLSVHQSRERPAPLSLHLSHQRKPSPTRPVLLKMAVQRRGSDQQIPRPNSACSLKRGPQVEAVLSEARPTSACSRPPPLPNTQVEKERAYRSPEKRSSLPRPSKSLTRHLPAAEQEESSPCRPTSISTEAKADSRSGRGPSMAGTDSARSWSARSGTSTPGSTAVTPGTPPSYSCRTPGSRTPGSHTPKSFSVLQEKKVAIIRTPPKSPSSAQRQLKVLNQPLPDLKNVKSKIGSTANIKHQPKGGQVQILTEKLDFSHVQSKCGSKDNLKHAPKGGNVMIPSVKLDFSHVQAKCGSLNKLQHAPGGGNVQIQTKKIDLSHITSKCGSMSNIRHRPGGGNVRIENVKLDFKDKAHAKVGSLDNASHMPGGGNVMIESHKLSFRETAKARVDHGAEIVVTHSPGLETGGTSPHLSSAGSINLLESPQLSTLAQDVTAALAKQGL, from the exons ATGGAGTCAACAAAGGAGACAGCAGAGGCGATCAAATCCATTTCAAAAGTTGGTGCTCAATTAAAGGCCACATGTGATACTTTTCTGAAGACGTCAAAAACCTACTTTGAGTTTGGCGCAGCATCAGAAACGGAGACAAGTGGAGAAGCAGAACCGCACGGCGTTGCGAAAGGACAGACCTCAAGAACGTTTTCCGAAAGCTTGTGTCCAGTCACCGAAGGATTTGATGCATCTGTGGAGAGATGTTCCCCCGTGTTGCCTTCAGACGACTTCATCATAACCTTACCAGAGAAAGACACCTACCACCACCTACATTCTGATCGGCACAGTTCTGAGCAATCAAGAACTTCCTGTGAGCCATTGGACCTAGCAGGCGTCCTCCCTCGCACATCCCTGCAGAAGAAGGAGCTTGACACCATAAGACGAAAGTCGATGCCGGCCAACGTGGCTGCTCTGGTCGGCAGCTCTTTGGCCAAACTCGCCCTCGGAGAACAGACTTCAAGCCTGGTGGGTGACGAAAGACACAAGCAGGACCTGGGCTACTGTGTCATGACTGAGTACTCTGGACCCATGCCTTCCCCGGACGACAAGCCCAGTCCAGGAGACTCCTCTTCACCTTGTTTTCCAACAATGGAGCTTGGAGCTTCTGAAGTTGAAGGTGGTCAGAAATTGCAACCAAGTCATAAGGAATGTAACCATGGACTAGCCCATAAAGCACCTGTACGGGCCAAGATACTTGAAAGGGCTGTGACCACTGGAATTAAACCAGATCGCTTAAGGATCCCAATGACCGCTCCAAAAGACAGATTGACCGAATTTCGTTTGCTGAGCGGTCTACCTGGTGATATGAAAATACAACCAATTCCCGAAGTAGACGTTGAAAAAGACTCCTCAAGAGAGGCCTCTCCTGTCCCCCCAGATATGTCCTTCGTATTTACGTCTACAGAAACTGGAAGTTCCACCTCACTCAAAAACCCGGACGGTACCTCCCAAGGATCACCGTCAACTGGAGAGAAGACAAATGATGTCTCAGCTGAGATTGTAGCAAAAATCAAACCTGGTGAGGTTAATAGACGACCGAAAACGCAGGGCAAGAAATTATCAGGTGATCACAAGACGACTGCAAGATCAGGAGCAAGAGAAAAGGAAGAGGTCCCCAAAGCCCTAAAGCCCTCAGATGGGAAGAGTACGTTCTACTTACAGGAAGACACTCCTAAGCCACAATTACCCTCTCCTGTCATAATTATACCTCCAACACaagtggaagaggaggaggatatTGAGATTGCTGAGGAGCCACAAGAGATAATGGATGATGCTGACATACATCTGCTCCCCAAAGTGGACCAGACTGAACCAGGAATGCTCAAAGCGGAAAGAAGCGGTGCCGGGCAGCCTGGGACACACAGCCCGTCTGCGTGCTCTGACGATGACCCAACACTGCCACAGCAACCACCGGGCAACGTGGAGGAGATGCTTGGTCCAGATGTTGAAGTTGAAGTAAAAGAGGAGAAGGAGACTGGTATGGAGGACACCAGATCTATCAGGATAGGTCAAAAGGTAGACGTTACCAGTCAAGCCGTTGATGAAGAATCTACTGTGGACGTCTCAGACAGTAGTTGGATTTATTCAAAAG ATGATGACAAAACTATCATGACAAAGCAAATTGGAGCCCGTCCTCCAACCCGGGGTGTACCCGGGGTGGGCACCCCCGCTAAACGGGCGCCTGGCAGAGGGAGCAAGGTGTCACGGAAAGTCCCCGACTTTCATCCAAAAGAGGAGATGAAGAAGACAAAAG GCGTCGAAAGCTCCCAGCCGTTAAGTGTCCACCAGTCCAGGGAGAGACCAGCC CCTCTTTCCTTGCATTTGTCTCACCAGAGGAAACCT AGCCCCACGCGGCCTGTTCTGTTAAAGATGGCAGTGCAGCGTCGGGGGTCCGATCAGCAAATACCCCGTCCGAACTCTGCCTGTAGTCTTAAACGGGGCCCCCAGGTGGAGGCGGTGCTCAGTGAGGCCCGCCCCACCTCCGCATGCTCCCGCCCTCCCCCTCTACCAAACACACAGGTAGAGAAG GAGAGAGCGTACCGCAGCCCGGAGAAGAGGTCGTCTCTTCCAAGGCCGTCCAAGTCTCTGACACGCCACCTCCCTGCTGCCGAGCAAGAAGAGAGTAGCCCCTGCAGGCCGACGT CCATCAGCACCGAGGCCAAGGCCGACAGCAGGTCCGGAAGGGGCCCGAGTATGGCAG gCACCGACTCGGCACGTTCCTGGTCGGCCCGCAGCGGCACCTCCACCCCCGGCTCCACAGCCGTCACGCCCGGCACCCCGCCCAGCTACTCCTGCCGCACACCTGGCTCGCGCACCCCCGGTAGCCACACGCCCAAGTCCTTCAGCGTTCTCCAGGAGAAGAAGGTGGCGATCATCCGGACCCCGCCCAAGTCGCCGTCCTCGGCCCAGCGGCAGCTGAAGGTTCTCAACCAGCCTCTGCCTGACCTCAAGAATGTAAAGTCCAAGATCGGATCCACTGCTAACATTAAACACCAACCCAAAGGCGGACAG GTGCAAATTTTAACCGAGAAGCTGGACTTCAGTCATGTTCAGTCAAAGTGCGGCTCCAAGGATAATCTGAAGCACGCTCCCAAAGGAGGCAAT GTCATGATTCCGAGTGTTAAACTGGACTTCAGCCACGTTCAGGCCAAATGTGGCTCCCTAAACAaactccagcatgccccaggCGGAGGAAAC GTTCAAATCCAGACCAAGAAAATCGACTTGAGCCACATCACTTCCAAGTGCGGCTCCATGTCCAACATCCGCCACAGGCCAG GCGGAGGAAACGTTCGCATCGAGAACGTGAAGCTGGACTTTAAAGACAAGGCTCACGCCAAGGTCGGCTCCCTGGACAACGCCAGTCACATGCCAGGAGGCGGGAACGTGATG ATCGAGAGCCACAAGCTGAGCTTCCGGGAGACCGCCAAAGCTCGGGTGGACCACGGCGCGGAGATCGTCGTCACCCACTCCCCCGGCCTGGAGACGGGCGGCACCTCGCCTCACCTGTCCTCCGCCGGCAGCATCAACCTCCTGGAGTCGCCACAGCTCTCCACGCTGGCCCAAGACGTCACCGCCGCGCTGGCCAAGCAGGGCTTATGA
- the LOC129180111 gene encoding microtubule-associated protein 2-like isoform X2 has product MESTKETAEAIKSISKVGAQLKATCDTFLKTSKTYFEFGAASETETSGEAEPHGVAKGQTSRTFSESLCPVTEGFDASVERCSPVLPSDDFIITLPEKDTYHHLHSDRHSSEQSRTSCEPLDLAGVLPRTSLQKKELDTIRRKSMPANVAALVGSSLAKLALGEQTSSLVGDERHKQDLGYCVMTEYSGPMPSPDDKPSPGDSSSPCFPTMELGASEVEGGQKLQPSHKECNHGLAHKAPVRAKILERAVTTGIKPDRLRIPMTAPKDRLTEFRLLSGLPGDMKIQPIPEVDVEKDSSREASPVPPDMSFVFTSTETGSSTSLKNPDGTSQGSPSTGEKTNDVSAEIVAKIKPGEVNRRPKTQGKKLSGDHKTTARSGAREKEEVPKALKPSDGKSTFYLQEDTPKPQLPSPVIIIPPTQVEEEEDIEIAEEPQEIMDDADIHLLPKVDQTEPGMLKAERSGAGQPGTHSPSACSDDDPTLPQQPPGNVEEMLGPDVEVEVKEEKETGMEDTRSIRIGQKVDVTSQAVDEESTVDVSDSSWIYSKDDDKTIMTKQIGARPPTRGVPGVGTPAKRAPGRGSKVSRKVPDFHPKEEMKKTKGVMRRADHLKVSALQSRKGVAKHPRPALLHGSARRKATGVESSQPLSVHQSRERPAPLSLHLSHQRKPSPTRPVLLKMAVQRRGSDQQIPRPNSACSLKRGPQVEAVLSEARPTSACSRPPPLPNTQERAYRSPEKRSSLPRPSKSLTRHLPAAEQEESSPCRPTSISTEAKADSRSGRGPSMAGTDSARSWSARSGTSTPGSTAVTPGTPPSYSCRTPGSRTPGSHTPKSFSVLQEKKVAIIRTPPKSPSSAQRQLKVLNQPLPDLKNVKSKIGSTANIKHQPKGGQVQILTEKLDFSHVQSKCGSKDNLKHAPKGGNVMIPSVKLDFSHVQAKCGSLNKLQHAPGGGNVQIQTKKIDLSHITSKCGSMSNIRHRPGGGNVRIENVKLDFKDKAHAKVGSLDNASHMPGGGNVMIESHKLSFRETAKARVDHGAEIVVTHSPGLETGGTSPHLSSAGSINLLESPQLSTLAQDVTAALAKQGL; this is encoded by the exons ATGGAGTCAACAAAGGAGACAGCAGAGGCGATCAAATCCATTTCAAAAGTTGGTGCTCAATTAAAGGCCACATGTGATACTTTTCTGAAGACGTCAAAAACCTACTTTGAGTTTGGCGCAGCATCAGAAACGGAGACAAGTGGAGAAGCAGAACCGCACGGCGTTGCGAAAGGACAGACCTCAAGAACGTTTTCCGAAAGCTTGTGTCCAGTCACCGAAGGATTTGATGCATCTGTGGAGAGATGTTCCCCCGTGTTGCCTTCAGACGACTTCATCATAACCTTACCAGAGAAAGACACCTACCACCACCTACATTCTGATCGGCACAGTTCTGAGCAATCAAGAACTTCCTGTGAGCCATTGGACCTAGCAGGCGTCCTCCCTCGCACATCCCTGCAGAAGAAGGAGCTTGACACCATAAGACGAAAGTCGATGCCGGCCAACGTGGCTGCTCTGGTCGGCAGCTCTTTGGCCAAACTCGCCCTCGGAGAACAGACTTCAAGCCTGGTGGGTGACGAAAGACACAAGCAGGACCTGGGCTACTGTGTCATGACTGAGTACTCTGGACCCATGCCTTCCCCGGACGACAAGCCCAGTCCAGGAGACTCCTCTTCACCTTGTTTTCCAACAATGGAGCTTGGAGCTTCTGAAGTTGAAGGTGGTCAGAAATTGCAACCAAGTCATAAGGAATGTAACCATGGACTAGCCCATAAAGCACCTGTACGGGCCAAGATACTTGAAAGGGCTGTGACCACTGGAATTAAACCAGATCGCTTAAGGATCCCAATGACCGCTCCAAAAGACAGATTGACCGAATTTCGTTTGCTGAGCGGTCTACCTGGTGATATGAAAATACAACCAATTCCCGAAGTAGACGTTGAAAAAGACTCCTCAAGAGAGGCCTCTCCTGTCCCCCCAGATATGTCCTTCGTATTTACGTCTACAGAAACTGGAAGTTCCACCTCACTCAAAAACCCGGACGGTACCTCCCAAGGATCACCGTCAACTGGAGAGAAGACAAATGATGTCTCAGCTGAGATTGTAGCAAAAATCAAACCTGGTGAGGTTAATAGACGACCGAAAACGCAGGGCAAGAAATTATCAGGTGATCACAAGACGACTGCAAGATCAGGAGCAAGAGAAAAGGAAGAGGTCCCCAAAGCCCTAAAGCCCTCAGATGGGAAGAGTACGTTCTACTTACAGGAAGACACTCCTAAGCCACAATTACCCTCTCCTGTCATAATTATACCTCCAACACaagtggaagaggaggaggatatTGAGATTGCTGAGGAGCCACAAGAGATAATGGATGATGCTGACATACATCTGCTCCCCAAAGTGGACCAGACTGAACCAGGAATGCTCAAAGCGGAAAGAAGCGGTGCCGGGCAGCCTGGGACACACAGCCCGTCTGCGTGCTCTGACGATGACCCAACACTGCCACAGCAACCACCGGGCAACGTGGAGGAGATGCTTGGTCCAGATGTTGAAGTTGAAGTAAAAGAGGAGAAGGAGACTGGTATGGAGGACACCAGATCTATCAGGATAGGTCAAAAGGTAGACGTTACCAGTCAAGCCGTTGATGAAGAATCTACTGTGGACGTCTCAGACAGTAGTTGGATTTATTCAAAAG ATGATGACAAAACTATCATGACAAAGCAAATTGGAGCCCGTCCTCCAACCCGGGGTGTACCCGGGGTGGGCACCCCCGCTAAACGGGCGCCTGGCAGAGGGAGCAAGGTGTCACGGAAAGTCCCCGACTTTCATCCAAAAGAGGAGATGAAGAAGACAAAAG GTGTCATGCGGAGGGCGGACCATCTTAAGGTCTCAGCCCTCCAGAGTCGAAAGGGTGTGGCCAAACATCCTCGGCCCGCTCTGCTTCACGGCTCTGCTAGACGCAAAGCCACAG GCGTCGAAAGCTCCCAGCCGTTAAGTGTCCACCAGTCCAGGGAGAGACCAGCC CCTCTTTCCTTGCATTTGTCTCACCAGAGGAAACCT AGCCCCACGCGGCCTGTTCTGTTAAAGATGGCAGTGCAGCGTCGGGGGTCCGATCAGCAAATACCCCGTCCGAACTCTGCCTGTAGTCTTAAACGGGGCCCCCAGGTGGAGGCGGTGCTCAGTGAGGCCCGCCCCACCTCCGCATGCTCCCGCCCTCCCCCTCTACCAAACACACAG GAGAGAGCGTACCGCAGCCCGGAGAAGAGGTCGTCTCTTCCAAGGCCGTCCAAGTCTCTGACACGCCACCTCCCTGCTGCCGAGCAAGAAGAGAGTAGCCCCTGCAGGCCGACGT CCATCAGCACCGAGGCCAAGGCCGACAGCAGGTCCGGAAGGGGCCCGAGTATGGCAG gCACCGACTCGGCACGTTCCTGGTCGGCCCGCAGCGGCACCTCCACCCCCGGCTCCACAGCCGTCACGCCCGGCACCCCGCCCAGCTACTCCTGCCGCACACCTGGCTCGCGCACCCCCGGTAGCCACACGCCCAAGTCCTTCAGCGTTCTCCAGGAGAAGAAGGTGGCGATCATCCGGACCCCGCCCAAGTCGCCGTCCTCGGCCCAGCGGCAGCTGAAGGTTCTCAACCAGCCTCTGCCTGACCTCAAGAATGTAAAGTCCAAGATCGGATCCACTGCTAACATTAAACACCAACCCAAAGGCGGACAG GTGCAAATTTTAACCGAGAAGCTGGACTTCAGTCATGTTCAGTCAAAGTGCGGCTCCAAGGATAATCTGAAGCACGCTCCCAAAGGAGGCAAT GTCATGATTCCGAGTGTTAAACTGGACTTCAGCCACGTTCAGGCCAAATGTGGCTCCCTAAACAaactccagcatgccccaggCGGAGGAAAC GTTCAAATCCAGACCAAGAAAATCGACTTGAGCCACATCACTTCCAAGTGCGGCTCCATGTCCAACATCCGCCACAGGCCAG GCGGAGGAAACGTTCGCATCGAGAACGTGAAGCTGGACTTTAAAGACAAGGCTCACGCCAAGGTCGGCTCCCTGGACAACGCCAGTCACATGCCAGGAGGCGGGAACGTGATG ATCGAGAGCCACAAGCTGAGCTTCCGGGAGACCGCCAAAGCTCGGGTGGACCACGGCGCGGAGATCGTCGTCACCCACTCCCCCGGCCTGGAGACGGGCGGCACCTCGCCTCACCTGTCCTCCGCCGGCAGCATCAACCTCCTGGAGTCGCCACAGCTCTCCACGCTGGCCCAAGACGTCACCGCCGCGCTGGCCAAGCAGGGCTTATGA